DNA sequence from the Brevundimonas sp. NIBR10 genome:
GACCGGGTCGGCGTCGCCGAGTTCACGGGCTTCGTCTACGACGCTAGGACTGGCGCACCCCTGGGTGCCGTGGCCCCCATGATCGGTCAGTTCCGCATCCGCAGCCACAAGGTGCTGATGGTGATCGCCTGGGGCCAGCAGTCCGTCGATCCCGGCGAGCGCGACCCCGGCGACAGCTGGCGCCAGTTCTGAACCGTCACGAGGCCTGACATGGCCCGGCGGCGGTGAGGATGTAGGAAAGGAATGGTGGACGCGACAGGGATTGAACCTGTGACCCCCTCGATGTCAACGAGGTGCTCTCCCGCTGAGCTACGCATCCGCCAAGACGGTTCCGGGCTGACCGCGAGCGGGGTCCGGAACGGGAAGGAGCGGTCTATAGCCCACCGGCCCATCGGATCGCAAGGCCCTTCGAACAACTGATTCCCCCGTACGGGCACCAACCCGACGGCGCGGAAGCGCAGCCGTTAGCGGAGCCGTTTTCATTGTCATGGACGGCCGGGCCGCCTGCGGCTAAAGGCGCGAGCATGGCGATAGGTGTCTTCGATTCCGGCGTCGGCGGACTGACGGTCCACCGTGAACTGGTCAACCGGTTCCCTGATCGGGACTTCATCTACTTCGCTGACCAGGCCAATGCGCCGATCGGCGGCAAGACCGGCGAGCAGATCGTCGATCTGACCCGCGGCGGGTGCGAGACCCTGTTCGATGCCGGGGCCAGCCTGGTCGTCCTGGCCTGCAACACGGCCTCGGCTGTGGCCCTTCGTCGGCTTCAACAGACCTGGATCCCCGAGCAGAAGGCGCGCTACGGGCGGCCGGTCAATGTGCTGGGCATCATCGTGCCGACCATCGAGGCGGCGACCGGCCTGCCGTGGACCTATGAGGCCGACCTGACGGCGCGCGACGACAAGGTCGAGGCCATCGACATCACCGGCGTGTTCTCGACGGCCGCGACGGCGATCAGCCGGGTCTATGAGATCGAGATCGACAA
Encoded proteins:
- a CDS encoding aspartate/glutamate racemase family protein; amino-acid sequence: MAIGVFDSGVGGLTVHRELVNRFPDRDFIYFADQANAPIGGKTGEQIVDLTRGGCETLFDAGASLVVLACNTASAVALRRLQQTWIPEQKARYGRPVNVLGIIVPTIEAATGLPWTYEADLTARDDKVEAIDITGVFSTAATAISRVYEIEIDKRREDLAVFSEPCPGLAGLIELGATTEELKVVVDEHVDALRRRIGRHPDTAILGCTHYEIVADLFAGALPPGTPLIHQPTAVADALERYFARHPEYDLGSSGRRSFLTSGTAGPQSDMVNQFWGAPLAFEAI